The window GCTCCGGGCAGACTCCCTAGAGACCCTAAAGTCCTGCAAATCAATAACAGAACGATATTTAATTGCGTAAATTGGCTTGATTGGCTCTTCTGGTTGTTTCTGGAGGAGTTTTGATGGAACATCAATGCTGTTTTCTGGTAGATGAGAGGTTGATGGGGAAAGATCTCGCTCCTCGGGCGGCTCCTTTGCCTCATACCCAGGTATGGGCTTACGGATCACACAGGACTGTGGGACTCCTTTGTATTTTATATCCATCTCTTTTAAGTTGCTTTTGTCCAGCAACACTTTAAAAGCCTTCTGGATTCCCTGGATTGCAACTTCCTTCACCATGTCCATGAACTTCTCGCTTTTGTCTGCGAGATGAAGCGTCTCAGGATGGAAACAAACATCGTAGATGGTGGAGATGTTTCCTTTACGTTCACAATTTTGCCTCCCGGGTTGCAGAAGGTGAGGCAGGGACCACTTTTCTCCAAATCTCTGGACCGTTCGAACAGTTTTTGATTCAGGCTTTCCCACTTTGTCACAAGCGCAGATGTTGATGAAGCACCTCTGCTTTCCATCCACGCTGGTCTCCAGAGCTCTGAATGGAGACGGGTGGATGAACTCGATGCTGTTTCCTCTCTTTTGCTCTAGAAGGGTCACCTCCTCTTGATAGGTTTTCACATTCTCAGGACTGGAGATTTCTTGAAAGTAGTTGCTCAGCATTTCCtggaatttttcattttttatagcTTTGGAAAGGACCTCAACTTCATCTGCTGTTATGCTTAACTCTAACTTCTTTCCAACCTCCATGGTAACTTTTGTGAGTAAACCTGAAAAGAGTAGTTATCTGTAAAcgcactttaaaaataaaaaacgtattAATCATATATAGtgaatattaattattttttaaggtgaTAAAAAAGCGTTTTACCTTGATTTTGGACTTTGGACGGTAAACTCCAAACGGACACATGAAGTGTTGTTGGTAACCATAGCAACATCCGAGCTAGTTGGTGCAAcgatttagctttttttttctcgaaaaaaaacctttattttataaaagttgCAATAGGTATAGTGCTGCAAAAAGAACCGAAATGTTATCATTATTAtattctttctatttttattaaatacccCTTTACAGTTTTGTCTGCGTGAACGCACAATCCGTTATAAATTTTGACCAGAAGATGTCGCTGTGGACCTCGTCTTCCTTTTTGGCTATGGAATATTTCGGTCAGTAAGGCAAGTGGGCGGGTGTGCCAAGAAGCGCGCTGATTGGTCGCACCCACCAACAGTTGATTTTTCCTGCTCTCTGATTGGATGAGAAGAGCAGTTACTGGGTGTGAGGCTACTGCCTGGGAACGTGCACGCTGGAAGAGGGCTGGAATTACACGGGACACTTTGTTCAGTCGTGTGCCTACAAGTATAATCTGGCGTCTTTTTAAATGCCCAACCTCTGTtagtttttcaatttaaatgtaaTCCCTGCaaattattttatgaaattaaaaaagacaagatGTCTTTTAGAAAtcagttgatttttttccccttttttgatGACTAATGCTCTCTGCCCCTCCAATTCTCCTTATTTCAGTGGAACAAATACGTTTCCCAATGGCTTGACTTATAGATAATCATGGATTAAATATATGAAGACTAGACAAGCATTCTAGCTCTAGAAATAGTGGAGGACACTGTGTTCCAGCGTTTTCCTGCAGGAAACTACCCACACGTTTGTGAGAAGAAGTGGAAGAACGAAGGAGGTTTAGTTGACCAAAGAAGGCAGTGATGAAGGAGGGAGTCATTGTGACGAACTCAGGATGTGGGAAGAAACCACTCTATCACCCCGCtggggaggggaaaaaaaatgctatttcagaataaaaattcacaaaaagtcCAAGTTTCagcttaaaaatatttgttttattacaaataggatattaaataaaacaaaaagttaggGAGATATAATCAAAGTATAATTTTAGTATACAGGTGATTCCTATTTACATTGTTTGTCAAATGAATTTCTTCCTAATTGAGACAAGGAGAAGAAGCATTGTTTCAACAAACCATACATTCACATAGACTTCAACACAAAATAAGTGTTGAGGTGGTAAAAAGTGAAATTTCTAAGACAAAGACTTTGGCAAGAGTGCATACATGTTCACATGAATGATATCAAAGTCTTTTGGAGAAAATGCATGTACAAATGAGCAAAAGAGAAGGAAGAGTCCagtgcatttttgttttgtttttttaaccccaagagggaaaaaaaggggggcaGATTTGTGTGCTTGTCTGCTCCGTTCATCCCTTAGCTCTCTTGGAAGTGGGGGAGATAGCAGTCCTtgttggagccaacaggtacgAGCATGCTCAGAGTGGCAATGCCAGGCTTGGAGGGAGGAGTTTTGCCAGCAACTGTTTTGCTCAGGTTGCGAACGTCGGCCTGCCAGGAGGGGATTTTCTTCGTCGTCATGTGGCGCCGGGCGTGTTTGGTGAGGTGGTCGCTGCGCATGAAGCGTCTGTCGCACACGGGGCAGACGAACTTCTTCTCGCCGGTGTGGGTGCGCCGGTGACGAGAGAGCTCGTCAGAGCGCGCGAACCTCTTGTCGCACCCAtcccagctgcagctgaacgGCTTCTCACCTGTAGGGGGAGAACAAACGAAGAAAAACAAGTGAGTCACGCTCGGTTTATAAAAACTTAACACGCTACTTCTGACTCAAAACAATGAGGTCACTGTCCGTCCATAAAAGATTACAAGGACGGGGAAAGAGCCTGACAAACAGGATGCAACACTTAGCTAATAGCACCCACATTTGTTCCACATCCTTGAAAGCCCAAAGTCTGTACGGAAAGTCTCACCTGTGTGCGTTCGCAGGTGAGCCTTGAGGTGTGAGCTCTTAAAGTAGGTTTTTCTGCAGCCTGAGAAGTTGCAGACATAATTTCTCCTGCGGGAAAAGTCTATCTTTGTGGCTGCAGGGTTGCTGCTGGGTCCCGCCGGCATGTAAACGGGCGCTGGGGCCAGAGGTAGCAGTTTGGTGTTGCCCAGGGTCATGACAGTCTGAGGGCAGTTGGAGGCCTGGGACACTGGAGGCTGGGGGAGCACCAGCATCACGGTGCCCTGAGGCACCGCCGAGCCCACGATGAGGGACTGCTGGACGGTGGGGATGCTGGCTGAGGCGGACTGGGGGAGGATGGGTGTGGTACCACTCCGAATTCCAGCACTGGAGGCCTGCACCGCACTGGGGATGAAGGCTGAGATTATGCCAGATTGGCTGCTGACGGGGAACATCTGGCAGATGATTTGAGGGCTGGTGACGGGAGGAGGGGGCAGGGTTGTGGAAACACTGGGAGTGGGTGGGCTGTTTTGTGGTTGGGTGACGACAGGAGCGGGGGTAGAGTCACTGTCCAAACAGGGTTTTGAGGGACCTCCAGCCCCTTTTTCCGAGGGTACGAGAGAAGGAGGGGATGGAGGTGTGGTCCTCTGCTGCTGGACGATCCTATCCGTTACTGTGTCTATAGGCTTCTCTGGAGTGGGGGCCACTGGAATGTGTCTTTGGCAAATTGTTCGGTCTGCGGTGTGGCGGATGACACTGGTTGCCATGGCTCTGCAGGCTGGAAACTGGAGGGAGGGGGTCTTTTCAGCTGCCAGGGCAGTTTGGCTGGGTCCTGATCCGCGGCACTGCGATGGCGGAGGCGGGCTGGCGCTTGACTGAACCAATGAGATCTCAACGGAGCTCGGGCTGTGAGGAGGGGTCATGCACTGAAAAGACATTATTGCAGTTTAATATTTGCAGACGTCAGCTATAAGCGTATAATCTTGCAAGTCCAAGGAGTGTTAAAGTCCTAACTCAAGGCCAGAGACTTCTCTTGATC is drawn from Oryzias latipes chromosome 22, ASM223467v1 and contains these coding sequences:
- the klf11 gene encoding Krueppel-like factor 11, with the translated sequence MPARKFQEMESNKKDHMDGSCIKRRRHDSELPAPGGAKSCSSGQEYTDLEAAEALVCMSSWGQSLFHSSSKINPCKPRPLTPASDSCDLLLPQDLPDPSKDFVSLSSLCMTPPHSPSSVEISLVQSSASPPPPSQCRGSGPSQTALAAEKTPSLQFPACRAMATSVIRHTADRTICQRHIPVAPTPEKPIDTVTDRIVQQQRTTPPSPPSLVPSEKGAGGPSKPCLDSDSTPAPVVTQPQNSPPTPSVSTTLPPPPVTSPQIICQMFPVSSQSGIISAFIPSAVQASSAGIRSGTTPILPQSASASIPTVQQSLIVGSAVPQGTVMLVLPQPPVSQASNCPQTVMTLGNTKLLPLAPAPVYMPAGPSSNPAATKIDFSRRRNYVCNFSGCRKTYFKSSHLKAHLRTHTGEKPFSCSWDGCDKRFARSDELSRHRRTHTGEKKFVCPVCDRRFMRSDHLTKHARRHMTTKKIPSWQADVRNLSKTVAGKTPPSKPGIATLSMLVPVGSNKDCYLPHFQES